In one Dreissena polymorpha isolate Duluth1 chromosome 7, UMN_Dpol_1.0, whole genome shotgun sequence genomic region, the following are encoded:
- the LOC127838919 gene encoding uncharacterized protein LOC127838919 yields the protein MTTDVGKTTPTDEGHNTMKDQLNELRNTWLMIFAVSNTIWLALIFTLANKGQLFSVFGSNPAGLFVLVLFSLVVAIQFLAMLVHRLVTFTHFLARAPYSFKERKDDNSNQARNASVPKVVNEASARDKPNDDKNVKPAQNYKKNAIKQAWHTLVQFVCSVEKGTNTEETKPIVKGENESP from the exons ATGACCACTGACGTTGGCAAGACGACGCCGACTGACGAAGGACACAACACAATGAAAG ATCAGCTAAATGAGTTAAGAAACACATGGTTGATGATTTTCGCTGTGTCAAACACGATCTGGCTTGCCTTGATCTTCACCCTTGCCAACAAAGGTCAGCTGTTCAGTGTATTTGGAAGCAACCCTGCCG GTCTTTTTGTGCTTGTGCTGTTCAGCTTGGTAGTTGCCATTCAGTTTTTGGCCATGCTGGTTCATAGACTGGTCACTTTCACCCACTTTCTGGCTCGGGCGCCGTACTCCTTTAAGGAGAG aaaagatgACAATAGCAATCAAGCTAGAAATGCATCTGTCCCAAAGGTAGTGAACGAAGCCTCTGCTAG AGATAAACCAAATGACGATAAAAACGTTAAACCAGCTCAAAACTACAAGAAAAACGCGATCAAACAAGCCTGGCATACTCTTGTGCAGTTTGTTTGCTCTGTCGAAAAAGGCACCAACACGGAGGAAACAAAACCCATCGTGAAAGGGGAAAATGAAAGTCCATAA